The following coding sequences lie in one Oculatellaceae cyanobacterium genomic window:
- a CDS encoding MnmC family methyltransferase, which produces MESSIFFTPQQTADGSFTFFSTEFGEDFHSRHGAIQEAQFKFVEPTQLRQKAQQPRIKILDICYGLGYNTAAALATIWEVNPNCRVEWVGLELDSTVPKAAIAHHLLSNWSDPIAQILTQLANNYHIETEQIKAQLLIGDARKTLQHCLNLGFKADAIFLDPFSPPTCPQLWTVEFMGLLASCCAQTGRIATYSCSAAVRAAMIEAGLHIFSSDPVGRRSPGTIASFTATDLPISPQEQEHLQTRAAIPYRDPKLCDPATVILHRRKIEQQASLLEPTSHWKKRWFTTLSS; this is translated from the coding sequence ATGGAAAGCTCTATTTTTTTTACGCCACAACAAACAGCAGACGGATCTTTTACGTTTTTTTCGACTGAATTTGGAGAAGATTTTCATAGTCGTCATGGAGCAATTCAAGAAGCTCAATTTAAGTTTGTTGAACCTACTCAACTTAGGCAAAAAGCTCAACAGCCAAGGATTAAAATATTAGATATTTGTTATGGATTGGGCTACAACACAGCAGCAGCCTTAGCAACAATTTGGGAAGTTAATCCTAATTGTCGTGTAGAGTGGGTGGGTTTAGAGTTAGATTCAACTGTCCCAAAAGCTGCGATCGCTCATCATCTCCTGAGTAACTGGTCTGACCCTATTGCCCAAATTCTTACTCAACTAGCTAACAATTATCACATCGAAACCGAGCAAATTAAGGCTCAATTGCTGATTGGTGATGCCAGAAAAACGCTTCAACATTGTTTAAACTTGGGTTTTAAAGCAGATGCGATTTTTCTCGATCCTTTTTCTCCGCCTACTTGTCCTCAGCTATGGACAGTGGAATTTATGGGGTTATTAGCTAGTTGCTGCGCTCAAACGGGCAGAATTGCGACATATTCCTGCTCCGCTGCGGTGCGGGCTGCGATGATAGAAGCAGGATTACACATTTTTTCTTCTGATCCAGTAGGTAGGCGCTCTCCTGGAACTATTGCTAGTTTTACTGCTACTGATTTACCAATTTCTCCCCAAGAACAAGAGCATTTACAAACCCGTGCAGCTATTCCCTATCGCGATCCCAAACTGTGCGATCCTGCAACAGTAATATTACATAGACGTAAAATAGAGCAACAAGCAAGTTTGCTAGAACCTACTTCTCACTGGAAAAAGCGCTGGTTCACTACGCTTTCAAGTTAA
- a CDS encoding serine hydrolase, with amino-acid sequence MSRRQPRDQPKTNSQQPAKKPSTLQPPQQVRQFTTNQGSRNLYAIPTSRQATTNKSDKIRTAPTSINQRLTDTKKIPSAKRRPSLLKFLSTKPTTPRRKPLDLDPRPKVTNHQRQPKGNLGRSQPRPLSPLMYLARLLILGVGIGAIVGTFLSIWDTSSRHSVEASANNNSLEKATSAEKKNTITVAMGQEILALKPQLEALATANPKLQAGVFVLDLDTGAYLDYNSNSTFSAASTIKVPVLIAFFQDVDAGKVSLDEMLTMEPEMIAKGSGDMQYQKAGKQFTALETATKMIAISDNTATNMLITRLGGAEALNQRFRSWGLTATTINKPLPDLEGNNSTSPQELANVMVMVNEGRLVSVRSRDRILNIMRQTVTNTLLPPGLGKGATIAHKTGDIGSILADVGLIDMPIGKRYVASVMVERPHNDVSARQLIQQISRLTYQYFNKSAVSPISPTIAGTTSSPTTTPSAVSPISPTIPGNTSGSMNTPFTSENSATTSN; translated from the coding sequence ATGAGTCGCAGACAGCCACGAGATCAACCCAAAACAAACAGTCAGCAACCTGCAAAAAAACCTAGCACGCTACAGCCGCCACAGCAAGTTAGGCAATTTACGACTAACCAAGGCTCTCGCAATCTCTACGCAATTCCGACATCAAGACAGGCGACAACTAACAAGAGCGATAAAATACGCACAGCACCAACATCCATAAATCAACGATTAACTGACACCAAGAAAATTCCTTCAGCCAAGCGCCGACCTTCCTTATTAAAATTTTTGTCTACCAAGCCAACAACGCCGCGTAGAAAACCTCTAGATTTAGATCCGCGCCCTAAAGTTACAAATCATCAAAGACAGCCGAAGGGGAATTTAGGGCGATCGCAACCGCGCCCGTTATCACCACTAATGTATCTCGCACGTTTGCTGATCTTAGGTGTAGGTATTGGCGCAATTGTAGGTACTTTTTTGTCGATTTGGGACACTTCTAGTCGGCACTCAGTAGAAGCATCTGCTAATAACAATTCTCTAGAAAAAGCAACCTCTGCTGAAAAGAAAAATACGATCACGGTAGCGATGGGACAAGAAATCCTTGCCCTCAAACCCCAACTAGAAGCTTTAGCGACAGCAAACCCTAAATTGCAAGCTGGAGTATTTGTTCTCGATCTCGATACAGGTGCTTACTTAGATTACAATAGTAACTCTACATTTTCAGCCGCTAGCACAATTAAAGTACCAGTATTAATTGCCTTTTTTCAAGATGTTGATGCAGGCAAAGTTAGTCTTGATGAAATGTTAACAATGGAACCAGAAATGATCGCTAAAGGTTCCGGTGATATGCAATATCAAAAGGCAGGAAAACAATTTACTGCTTTAGAGACAGCAACTAAAATGATCGCCATTAGTGATAACACTGCGACTAATATGTTAATTACCCGTTTGGGCGGTGCGGAAGCTTTAAATCAGCGATTTCGCTCTTGGGGTTTAACAGCTACAACAATCAACAAACCACTCCCAGATTTAGAAGGAAATAATTCTACCAGTCCTCAAGAACTAGCTAATGTAATGGTAATGGTGAATGAAGGTCGTCTAGTTTCAGTGCGATCGCGCGATCGTATTCTCAATATCATGCGCCAAACCGTCACAAATACCTTACTACCACCAGGATTAGGTAAAGGTGCTACAATTGCACACAAAACTGGCGATATTGGCTCTATCTTAGCCGATGTTGGCTTGATTGATATGCCCATCGGCAAGCGGTATGTTGCATCAGTAATGGTTGAACGTCCTCACAATGACGTATCTGCTAGACAACTGATTCAGCAAATATCCCGTCTTACTTACCAATACTTCAACAAATCAGCAGTTAGCCCTATTTCTCCCACAATAGCTGGGACTACATCTAGCCCTACAACTACACCTTCAGCAGTTAGCCCCATCTCTCCTACGATACCTGGAAATACATCTGGGTCAATGAATACACCTTTTACCAGTGAAAATTCTGCTACTACTAGCAATTAG
- a CDS encoding RNA methyltransferase encodes MNEQPLAKVRIVLVEPAGGLNVGAIARVIKNMGLQQLVLVNPQCDRLGEDACKMAVHAVDILENAKIVATMPEALKGCTRAIATTARSRAIEAPLETPRTVLPWLLEEKVQSALIFGPEDRGLSNTELNYAQRFLRIPTNPEYPVLNLAQSVGICAYELTQLQQQLLTRDQHLVAGDQVLTSSASKSPPAIATSYTNEESDRADLDHLEGYYQQMEAVLLKIGYLYPHTAASRMEKLRRIFNRAGVTTTEVAMLRGIFSQMEWKLTFSPPDTTQP; translated from the coding sequence ATGAATGAACAGCCATTAGCTAAGGTACGAATTGTATTAGTAGAGCCAGCAGGAGGCTTAAATGTCGGTGCTATTGCGCGTGTGATCAAAAACATGGGGCTACAGCAGCTAGTGTTAGTCAATCCACAATGCGATCGCTTAGGAGAAGATGCTTGTAAAATGGCTGTCCATGCTGTGGATATCTTGGAAAATGCCAAAATTGTAGCAACAATGCCTGAAGCTTTAAAAGGTTGTACTAGAGCGATCGCAACTACCGCTCGTTCCCGTGCCATCGAAGCACCACTAGAAACTCCAAGAACAGTTTTACCTTGGTTACTAGAAGAAAAAGTGCAATCAGCGTTAATTTTTGGGCCAGAAGACCGAGGCTTAAGTAATACCGAATTAAATTATGCTCAACGTTTTCTACGCATTCCCACTAATCCTGAATATCCTGTTTTAAATTTGGCACAGTCAGTTGGCATTTGCGCTTATGAACTAACCCAATTACAACAGCAATTATTAACTAGGGATCAACACTTAGTAGCTGGGGATCAGGTTTTAACTTCTTCTGCTTCCAAGTCGCCTCCAGCAATAGCAACATCTTACACAAATGAGGAGAGCGATCGCGCTGATTTAGATCACTTAGAAGGGTATTATCAGCAGATGGAAGCTGTTTTATTAAAGATAGGTTACTTGTATCCCCACACGGCTGCTAGTCGTATGGAAAAACTACGGCGGATTTTTAACCGTGCTGGTGTCACTACCACAGAAGTTGCTATGTTGCGAGGTATTTTTAGTCAGATGGAATGGAAACTAACATTTTCACCTCCTGATACAACTCAGCCATAG
- the glmU gene encoding bifunctional UDP-N-acetylglucosamine diphosphorylase/glucosamine-1-phosphate N-acetyltransferase GlmU — protein MVAVAILAAGRGTRMKSDLPKVIHSLGGRALVERVLHSLSEIQPSRRLVIVGYQGQQVKDALQSISDLEFVEQTQQLGTGHAVQQILPYLQDFTGDLLVLNGDVPLLRPETLQQLLQTHQQHQNAATLLTAHLPNPKGYGRVICNGQNLVQQIVEDRDCTSAQRQNRRVNAGVYCFNWSQLAKVLPQLQTDNDQQEYYLTDAVKFLDPVMAVDVEDYQEILGINDRKQLASAYEILQERVKDAWMAAGVTLVDPASITIDDTVELQPDVIIEPQTHLRGKTFIGAGSRIGPGSLIEDSQIGENTKVLYSVVTDSVIGAGTRVGPYTHLRDHVDVGSACRVGNFVELKSTKIGDRTNIAHLSYLGNATLGDRVNIGAGTITANYDGVNKHSTNIGTGSKTGSNSVLVAPLTLGQDVTVAAGSVVTEDVPDDCLVVARARQVVKPGWRLNSTPEKK, from the coding sequence ATGGTAGCGGTAGCAATTTTAGCGGCTGGACGCGGGACGCGGATGAAATCGGATCTGCCCAAAGTAATACATTCTTTGGGAGGGCGAGCGTTGGTTGAACGAGTGCTGCACAGTCTTTCTGAGATTCAACCCTCGCGGCGGCTCGTCATTGTCGGCTATCAAGGTCAACAAGTTAAAGATGCTTTACAATCTATTTCTGATTTAGAATTTGTCGAACAAACTCAGCAACTAGGCACGGGTCATGCTGTACAACAAATCTTGCCTTACTTGCAAGATTTTACGGGTGATCTGCTGGTATTAAATGGCGATGTCCCATTATTACGTCCTGAAACTCTGCAACAACTGTTGCAAACTCATCAACAACATCAGAATGCTGCCACTCTGCTAACGGCGCATCTGCCAAATCCTAAAGGATACGGGCGTGTAATTTGTAACGGTCAAAATCTTGTGCAACAAATTGTCGAAGACCGCGACTGCACATCAGCACAGAGGCAAAATCGCCGAGTGAATGCTGGTGTTTATTGTTTTAATTGGTCGCAACTAGCAAAAGTGCTGCCACAACTACAAACAGATAATGACCAACAGGAATATTATCTAACTGATGCAGTGAAATTCCTCGATCCAGTAATGGCTGTGGATGTGGAAGACTACCAGGAAATTCTCGGTATTAACGATCGCAAACAACTAGCATCAGCTTACGAGATTTTGCAAGAACGAGTTAAGGATGCTTGGATGGCTGCTGGGGTGACTTTAGTTGACCCAGCCAGTATCACGATAGATGACACAGTTGAATTACAACCAGATGTAATTATTGAACCGCAAACTCATCTGCGCGGAAAAACTTTTATTGGTGCAGGTAGTCGGATTGGCCCTGGAAGTTTGATCGAAGATAGCCAAATCGGGGAAAATACTAAAGTATTGTATTCTGTCGTCACAGATAGTGTGATTGGTGCAGGAACGCGGGTTGGCCCATATACGCATTTGCGCGATCATGTAGACGTTGGTTCAGCTTGTCGTGTCGGCAATTTTGTGGAATTGAAAAGTACTAAAATTGGCGATCGCACTAATATTGCTCACTTGTCTTATTTGGGAAATGCCACTTTAGGCGATCGCGTTAATATTGGTGCTGGTACTATTACAGCTAACTACGACGGTGTTAACAAGCATTCTACAAATATCGGCACTGGCAGCAAAACAGGTTCTAATAGCGTTTTAGTCGCACCCCTAACTTTAGGGCAAGATGTCACAGTTGCGGCTGGTTCGGTTGTAACAGAAGATGTACCCGATGATTGCTTGGTAGTTGCTAGGGCGCGTCAAGTTGTGAAACCAGGATGGCGTTTGAATTCTACACCTGAAAAAAAGTAG
- a CDS encoding isoaspartyl peptidase/L-asparaginase has product MSVNQIQPKLIIHGGAGSSLKGKAGIEAVRNSLYAIVEEVYALLIAGASAQAAVVHGCHLLEDNPRFNAGTGSVLQSDGQIRMSAALMDGSSQRFSGVINVSKVQHPIKLAQSLQQFPDRVLSDYGSAELARELQIPVYNPLTTIRLQEWLQERDENFIKEAAGVVAEKELVVPEKAGVGTIGVVVLDNQGGIAAGTSTGGKGFERIGRVSDSAMPAGNYATEFAGISCTGIGEDIIDECLAARIVVRVTDGMPLAQAFERSFTESQQHKRDLGAIGIDATGAIAWGKTSEVLLAAYHTGEQMGDTLEWMDNALFGFIS; this is encoded by the coding sequence ATGTCAGTTAATCAAATTCAACCTAAACTTATTATTCATGGTGGCGCTGGTAGTTCTCTTAAAGGTAAAGCGGGTATTGAAGCAGTTCGTAACTCACTCTACGCCATTGTCGAAGAAGTTTATGCGCTGCTGATTGCAGGCGCAAGCGCGCAGGCGGCTGTGGTTCATGGCTGTCATTTACTTGAAGACAACCCTCGTTTTAATGCTGGCACAGGTTCGGTGTTGCAATCAGACGGTCAAATTAGGATGAGTGCGGCGCTGATGGATGGTTCAAGCCAGCGTTTTAGTGGTGTGATTAATGTTTCTAAGGTACAACATCCGATTAAATTAGCTCAGTCTCTACAACAATTTCCAGATCGAGTGTTATCAGATTATGGATCAGCAGAATTGGCAAGGGAATTGCAAATTCCTGTATATAATCCTCTAACTACAATTCGCTTACAAGAGTGGCTGCAAGAAAGAGACGAAAATTTTATTAAAGAAGCTGCTGGGGTTGTGGCGGAAAAAGAATTAGTAGTGCCAGAAAAAGCTGGAGTAGGTACTATTGGGGTTGTGGTTTTAGATAACCAAGGTGGAATAGCTGCAGGAACCTCAACTGGCGGTAAAGGTTTTGAGCGAATTGGGCGAGTTAGTGATTCTGCTATGCCTGCTGGCAATTATGCCACTGAGTTTGCAGGTATTAGTTGTACTGGAATTGGGGAAGATATTATTGATGAGTGTCTAGCAGCACGAATTGTGGTGCGTGTAACTGATGGGATGCCGCTTGCTCAAGCTTTTGAGCGTTCATTTACCGAATCGCAACAGCATAAAAGAGATTTAGGAGCAATTGGTATTGATGCCACAGGTGCAATCGCTTGGGGTAAAACTAGCGAAGTTCTCTTAGCTGCTTATCATACTGGAGAACAGATGGGAGATACTTTGGAATGGATGGATAATGCTTTGTTTGGATTTATTAGTTAA
- a CDS encoding two-component system response regulator, protein MSVSDTDKPKVLVVDDHPSSRMTAVALLTVEGYEVFEADGGEAALEKVVVAKPDLILLDVMMPGMDGYEVCRRLKQDDHTRLIPVIFITALNDRRSRIMGIEAGGDDFLSKPFDRLELSARVKSLVHQKRLNEDLDHAEQVLFSVARIAESRDPDTGDHCQRLVKMAQGFGEFINLSRNEIRDLMWGGYLHDIGKIGIPDAVLLKAGKLTAEEWVIMKQHVIIGEQICQPMRTFKGVLPIIRYHHERWDGTGYPNGLVGNQIPYLAQVFQVLDIYDALTSERPYKKAFTPTVALEIMKEETAKGWRNPELVEQFSKFILSNQIAETPANELTINNEQLTIN, encoded by the coding sequence GTGAGCGTATCTGATACTGATAAACCTAAAGTTTTGGTTGTTGACGATCATCCATCTAGTCGGATGACGGCGGTAGCACTATTAACCGTAGAAGGTTATGAAGTATTTGAGGCAGATGGTGGTGAAGCGGCGTTGGAGAAGGTGGTTGTAGCCAAACCAGATTTGATTCTGCTGGACGTGATGATGCCAGGGATGGATGGTTATGAAGTGTGTCGGCGATTGAAACAAGATGACCACACACGCCTAATACCAGTTATTTTCATCACAGCCCTGAATGATCGGCGATCGCGGATTATGGGCATTGAAGCTGGTGGTGATGATTTTTTAAGCAAACCTTTTGATCGCCTAGAACTTTCTGCGCGTGTTAAGTCCCTAGTCCATCAAAAACGTCTCAATGAGGATCTAGACCATGCTGAACAAGTACTGTTCTCAGTAGCCCGCATAGCCGAGAGTCGCGATCCTGACACTGGCGATCACTGCCAACGACTCGTAAAAATGGCTCAAGGCTTTGGTGAATTTATCAACCTTTCGCGCAATGAAATTCGCGATTTAATGTGGGGCGGGTATCTGCATGATATTGGCAAAATTGGTATTCCCGACGCAGTGCTGTTGAAAGCGGGTAAACTGACGGCTGAAGAGTGGGTAATTATGAAGCAGCACGTAATCATCGGTGAGCAGATTTGCCAGCCGATGCGGACATTCAAAGGTGTACTGCCAATTATTCGCTATCATCATGAACGCTGGGACGGTACAGGTTATCCCAATGGTTTAGTTGGTAATCAAATTCCTTATCTAGCCCAAGTATTTCAAGTTCTTGATATATATGACGCTTTGACAAGTGAACGCCCTTATAAAAAAGCATTTACACCAACAGTAGCCTTAGAAATTATGAAGGAAGAAACAGCTAAAGGTTGGCGTAATCCTGAATTAGTAGAGCAATTTAGTAAATTTATCCTTTCTAATCAAATAGCAGAAACGCCAGCTAATGAATTAACAATTAACAATGAACAATTAACAATTAACTGA
- a CDS encoding YnfA family protein, with protein MLIVKSLLYFLLAGLCEIGGGYLIWLWLRENQSIWLAILGAIALVCYGIIPTLQPANFGRVYAAYGGVFIVLSLLWGWQVDRTPPDKFDLLGGAIA; from the coding sequence ATGCTAATTGTCAAGTCTCTGCTCTATTTTTTATTAGCCGGATTGTGCGAAATAGGCGGAGGCTACTTGATATGGCTGTGGTTGCGGGAAAATCAGAGCATTTGGTTAGCTATTTTAGGAGCAATTGCCCTGGTATGTTATGGGATTATTCCTACCCTGCAACCCGCCAATTTTGGCAGAGTTTATGCCGCTTATGGGGGTGTATTTATAGTGCTGTCTTTACTTTGGGGATGGCAAGTTGATCGCACACCGCCAGATAAATTTGATCTTTTGGGTGGTGCGATCGCGTAG
- a CDS encoding glycoside hydrolase family 10 protein yields the protein MLKQAKNYILKFCAKRLVFFKSVGKYQKNVAWLCVLLLAIAVIIPTSSSAQTNLNNTSELRGVWLTNVDSDVLFSRTKLTAAVQKLQQLNFNTVYPTVWNDGYTLYPSPIAKRTFGRSLHPEPGLQGRDMLKEIVKQGHQKGLSVIPWFEFGFMAPADSQLAKSHPDWLTNRKDGTKIWKEGQDERVWLNPFHPEVQQFMLDLVSEVINNYDIDGIQFDDHFALPVAMGYDPYTIGMYEKELPGLTPDANPQETFWVRWRADKLNDFMARLYQVVKARKPNCIISIATNPLHFSLPAYLQDWFSWERRNQVDELILQVYRNDLPRFIRELEREEVKLAQSHIPVSIGILAGLKGRSVPSQQIETQVQVVRNHKLAGVSFFFYESLWNWGQETPAQRESALKEIFPTSVQRPKTINN from the coding sequence ATGTTGAAACAAGCTAAAAATTACATTTTAAAATTTTGTGCTAAAAGGCTAGTTTTTTTTAAATCAGTTGGTAAGTATCAGAAGAATGTTGCTTGGCTGTGTGTATTACTCCTAGCTATAGCGGTAATCATACCGACTAGCTCTTCTGCTCAGACTAATTTAAATAATACTTCAGAATTAAGAGGTGTTTGGCTGACCAATGTAGATAGTGATGTGCTGTTTTCACGCACTAAACTTACTGCTGCGGTGCAAAAGCTGCAACAGCTTAATTTCAACACTGTTTATCCTACAGTTTGGAATGATGGATACACTCTTTATCCTAGTCCTATAGCAAAACGGACATTTGGGCGATCGCTACATCCCGAACCTGGGCTGCAAGGTAGGGATATGCTTAAAGAAATTGTTAAACAGGGGCATCAAAAAGGCTTAAGCGTTATTCCCTGGTTTGAATTTGGCTTTATGGCTCCTGCTGATTCTCAATTAGCCAAAAGTCACCCAGATTGGTTAACTAACCGCAAAGATGGCACAAAAATTTGGAAAGAAGGTCAAGACGAACGGGTTTGGCTAAACCCTTTTCATCCAGAAGTACAGCAATTCATGCTGGATTTGGTTAGTGAAGTTATTAACAATTACGACATTGATGGCATTCAATTTGATGACCACTTTGCATTGCCTGTAGCAATGGGTTACGATCCTTACACCATTGGTATGTATGAGAAAGAACTCCCAGGTCTAACTCCTGATGCGAACCCGCAAGAAACTTTTTGGGTACGCTGGCGGGCTGACAAACTTAATGATTTTATGGCTAGGTTATACCAAGTAGTAAAAGCCCGAAAACCTAACTGTATTATTTCTATAGCTACTAACCCTTTACATTTTTCCCTGCCAGCTTATTTACAAGATTGGTTTTCTTGGGAAAGACGTAATCAAGTTGATGAACTTATTTTGCAGGTGTATCGCAACGACTTACCGCGTTTTATTAGAGAATTGGAACGCGAAGAAGTCAAGCTTGCTCAAAGTCATATTCCCGTAAGTATTGGTATTCTTGCTGGTCTCAAAGGTCGTTCTGTACCGAGTCAACAAATTGAGACTCAAGTTCAAGTTGTCCGCAATCATAAATTAGCTGGTGTGTCTTTCTTCTTTTATGAAAGTCTTTGGAATTGGGGGCAAGAAACACCCGCGCAACGAGAATCTGCTTTAAAAGAAATTTTTCCTACTTCAGTGCAGCGACCAAAAACAATTAACAATTAA
- a CDS encoding DUF2256 domain-containing protein: protein MPRQRSKSDLPTKICPVCQRPFTWRKKWADCWDDVKYCSERCRRRRFNTDRSEEGGERSSE from the coding sequence ATGCCACGCCAACGCTCTAAATCTGATTTACCCACAAAAATTTGCCCTGTATGTCAACGTCCCTTTACATGGCGTAAAAAATGGGCAGATTGCTGGGATGATGTGAAATACTGCTCAGAACGTTGCCGTCGCCGTCGATTTAATACAGATAGGAGTGAGGAGGGAGGAGAGAGGAGTAGCGAGTGA